The following is a genomic window from Polypterus senegalus isolate Bchr_013 chromosome 9, ASM1683550v1, whole genome shotgun sequence.
TGCTCTGTGAAAGCTCCAAAGACGGCTGGTCATGTTGAGAACGTTTAGGATTTCTCTTTATAGTTCTTTTGTATCCgaacgcagggtcacgggggcctgctggagccaatcccagccagcacagggcacaaggcaggaaaaaaccccgggcagggcgcctctTTTGTAAAGTGTTCAGAGTAATTGGTCCTGCCTAAAACGAAAGCCGATCAGTTTCAGAGATTATAAAACACGTAACCGTCACACCACCGTTAATAACGTATAAAATAATGGGGCTGGGGGCGGGATGCCAAGTCCAATCATTGGCACCCCTACCAGAGTGTCTCACAAGGCCATACATACGTCAAAGCGCCGAGGCCATCTGAAAACGGACTGAACCGATTGGTTCACAGGAGATTCCGGCATTTCTCGAGTGTCCCAGAAGTCAAGCGAAGCGAGACGTCACTAGGGTTAGGGTCTCGCCTGGAGAAGGGGCCCGACTCGCCTCCAAAGcctgcatactgtaatctttctagttagccaatcgCTTGGCTTCTCACTACACTCGGTCCGACACCCCGACACCGAAGATTCCCAGGAAAAATAAACCCATTAAAAAGTCAAATATAAAATGAAGTGCAAATGCGGTCACAATAAGGTGCGCGTTTCCAAAGCTAGCAACTAAAGCTGTAGTGTCCGCCACACTGGTTCAGAGTCAACAGAAAGGTGGCACGAcacacggacagacagacagggttAAGGCACTGGTGAAGGCCACTCATGGACTACGTCCTATTTGTACCTGGACGAGTAATATTCTTCCTCTAACTCATAGAGGTCAGTCGCAATCTCATCGCGCAGGGTGGTCAGTTTCTTATCGCACTCGTCCTGCAGGGAGCGCAGCTGCTGGTTTCTCTGGTTGATGGCCTCGTTCACGGAGGGGAAGTCGTTGAGGATCAGGAACTGCTTGAGGTCCGACACCAGCTTCATTAAGGACTCTCCGGCTCGCACCTACGGAgggacaaaaagaaacaaaatgcagtctgggaggaaggaaggaaggaaggaacttGTGGGGCTGCCAAGAAAATCCAGTTGGGCAAGGGGGGCTCTCAAGTCCCGTCGGGGGTCCCCCTCTGGTGACTCGGGCTCAGAAATCACTCGGTCATCACACAGTCTCTGTCTGGCCTTACTCTGCGTCTGGACAAatgtgtggcgattagcagctatttggacttcaggcttcacactttACACACTTCATGGTTAAcatttgtgcttggtgtgtgtttgtgtgtgcgtgtgtgtgccctgcccggggtttgtttcctgccttgtgccctgtgttggctggaatggCTCCAGCAGTACCCCGTGACCCTGGATGAtggatgtctacattttgtcgtttgtactaaaacatggaaacgGTTCGTCTTTTAGGTGTGTGTTCCACACTTCCTGTcgtcctacacttacacagatcacgCGTGAAATGCTTGTGTTCTGAATTCTGACATCATTTTTTTAGCCTGGGTACCcaactccctgataaacaaggcttcagttggCAGAGGGTTTGCAGTTTCTCCTGCGGTGGGGCGGATGGTATAGccggctgcttgggcttatcgacacatttacaagacaagagGCGCCGAGTGGAGaggtgcgagtggatttaaggtgggccggatctacgagttttttcataggctctggttaATTCTCGTGTCAAGCTGCCATAggagtcttcaatctgcctcaagaataatttaagacacgggtgggcaaagtcagtcctggagggccgcagtggctgcaggtttttcttccggTTGCttcattagaaagcaattcttgccaataatttaatttcatggcttgttggtgctttaactctgccatgtcggctcattctcatatccttgatgttcttcccctttctgaggatctcatccaaatgatctgaaggctaaaatggaggagagattctcagtccttcactttttctcttcactttccttccgcGTATTTCATTAAACTCAATAGTGATTGATAAACACACAGGGGTGCCGATGGCAACGTGTCATTTGTATAATTAGGAGcaaattaaaaaccgagaatacagtcgtttaagactaaaataagcaataaggggtCAAAATGTTAACGAGCGAGACCactgaagtgaagcagaagtCTTACTGGAGCAATAatggggttggaacaaaaaccctcCAGGAATGACTGTGCCCACCGCTAATTTGAGATATGAaggaggtaggggaagtgacggcaaaggtggcaGGGAACGAGAACGGCGCCCGTaggcatgtgccacacggccaccctgcaGCCCGCTGCCGAGAGTCGAttctacaatttaataaaaatcatcatcaccctgaaagcggacagtagacgtcacgtagtacacgggcaccaaatttcaggtcaaatcgGTCaaacaggcgatttaaaatcctagacagacacgCTAGCGTATTGTATAAGACGACGGGGGGCTTGAAGATGCTGACAAACCAAACCCACTGCCAGTTTTCAGAAGACCCCTTCTTCAAACAGTGGTACAGGAAAACGTCGGCACCTTTCAAGACCGCCGTGAGGTTTGTGCAGGACAAACGCTCCCCCATCACGTGCACTGCATGGCTGGCCGGTCAGTAAAGGCCTTCGATGACCTGGCACTGGAGATTTACagggaaggaaaacagcaaatgaaGGGGGTCTCAGGTCGCTGCTGCACAAAAAGTCGATCGTCAGTAACTCCACGAATGGAAGGAAGGCTTACGACGCTCGCTTACTGAAGAGAAGGGGGGCTTCGTTGTTGAAATGTTTCATCGTAAGTTTGGAGTCGCTTCGCTCTTATTCTCACGGTCACAGATGAGGACATGTTGGCTGTTCCTCGAGTTGCCCTCAGAATGACCACATTCAGGTTTATTACCACGGCAGACTGATGGGTGGCACTGCACTTGTTCCACATTCAAGTACAACTTGCCCGACAAGCGAGCACACGCTGGAGTTCTTTCAACTTAAAGCTGAATCAGATCCTCCAGGACGCCGGTGGACATTGAAGGGGAGGGAGGAACGTTTAGCACCAAATCCAGGAAGGACTTCTTAACTCAGAGAGGGGTGGGAATCCGACACCAAACCCCGACAACCCTGGGAGGAGAGCgcgatggactaaatggtctccttaCGTCTCTCAGATGTCTTCTAAAGACTGACCTACTAACTTGTGTGGtacccggatggaggtggtacccagccgggacgcccgagaaGACCAGAggcgggtaaagagctgggaagctcgacccagTAGAgacccggggttaccgccagggggaccgcaatacctggaagaccctggacctcagcacttccgccacaccaggaagtgctgggggtttGGGAGAGGAACAAGGACACCCGgaaacagccggcacttctgccacactggggcgtgtcggtgggagattgctgggaacacacctggagcacatccgggtgcttatttaaaggggccgcctcccttcggaaggggacaagagtcgggtggaagaattggacaaggtctctggaggaggcaagaggcggcctgaagaagggaagagagagagagagagaaggcattgtgttggcctggactgaggggtattggggcttGTGACCATTGATTTGTGAAAAGGACAATGAAAAAgaaacgtgtgctgggtgacatgagtgtgtctgcctgtccgAGTCCGGGCCAATGTTCACACcagaaataaaaacctgcaggtaACTGAACCTGGCGAAACACTCACGATGTTAGCCGCTCTCACGTGCATCTCATAATGGTCCTGTTCTGCCTGAGTGGCACGGGACACTTGGGTCTCATCTTcaacctaaaaaacaaaaaagacaaggcGTTAGGAGAAGAGAGAAGAAAACCAAACCCCCTGTTGAGCCACCGACCACTTCTACTCATTTCGCTCAAAAGCAACACAAACCCCAGGAAAGGCGGCTCACGTGCCTCTCAAACGGCCCCCCATTTGGAGGGTTTTTATTGAAACGTCAGACGGTCAAGTCCAGCGAGTAACCTAAAATGGTCCAAAGGGGACcgaggcttaaaaaaaaaaaaaaaaggtaaggttaccatccagccatccagaactacagggtcacgggggtctgctggagccaatcccagccaacacagggcacaaggcaggaacaccgCAGTAAGGTTACCATAAGCTGAGAAACTAAAGTCGTCATCGGAGACCTTCGCAGGGTCAACAACGAAAGATCTCTGCAGCAACTGAAGTCGAGGCGGACAATTCCTACAGGTGTCCGGCTTTTACGGATTACCCAATAAGAGGAGTGCGGCCTCACCCTCTGAACGATTAGCTAGACTCGGCGATCCTCAgaggaaggcagacagacagaccaacGCAACCCGTAAAAGTCACAAAGAAATCCAAGGTGTCGGTGAGCAGAGGTTTCTACGCCATCAAAAAGaacttggaaactggaagaaactcgcCTGGCAGACCCAATGCCACAAGGAGGGCACAAAGCTGTGGTAGACAGCCGGGACGCCCACAGAGTGCAAGGCAACCTCATTGGGACACTACTTCTTCCacgacactagatggcagcttccctgcagcatggcggtgccctggattcctgcaggaCACCATGGCATCTGTAATTTGACTTCACAGCTCTACTGGGTacaatgggtgccaccaggagacgctgcaggaggACCCGGGGACTCGTACTCTTTACATATCGAGTCACGGAGAcagaagcccagaagtactttggggcggGCAGAAaactcaagttctccatctgaccctaaAGTGCTGGAAAGTCacaaacagaagcacttctgggtcaggcaccatttaaaggactgctgggaTGGggggggaggaagaagaagaagaagaagaagaaagagagacagagagagagaattgtGTCCGATTGTTGCTTTGacttgcctgtgtatggtggctgtggtgcttagaggCACCATtgatggaagaaagaaagaaaggagaggaAGTCAAGTACTTTTTAGCAGCGCTGTTACCTGGCGTCCTGGACTGTCAGGTCAGAGGGGTGACAGTGCCCTCGAGTGTCACAATGCCAACGGACGTAGCAGGCTTTGTGTGAAGTTCCACTTATAATGTaaagagaagggaaaaaaaaaccacaaaactcCTAATCGAAATGCTGTGATGTCTCGAACTCGACTTTCAAATGTTGGGGAGACACACAAGTGTAACTCCAGGAAAACGAATCAATTTCAGTAAAAGAGAGACACGCGACCACAGACCGAGGAGATTCCCTCACTTGTCTTGTGTGTTTTGGGACCCAGCCTTTATTACAAAGCGACGCCCGAGCGAGTGGACGTGTGACCAACTCAGGACAGCGTCCGGCGGTCTGCCTCGAGATACGCTACGTGTGCTTATTAGCTAATCGGAGACGCTGCATTTCTATAGCGCTGttctcaccactcaaagcgcTCAGAGTCCCtactggcatttatgggattcgaacctgcaaccttcccATCTGCCAGTGCAGacccccagcctcagagccaccactccgcagaCAAAAGCAGGAAGCGATGAAGCACATAACGGAGTGACTGGGCATCGCCTCTGGGAAGACTTTAATGGATGCCAGTCAGGTCAGAGGATGCCAATGGAGGGTCACGGGCGACTAATATTCTCCATTATTCAACATACAGCATGAGGAGGACATTCTGCAGATGATGCTGGGTACCTGACATCGAGTCTGGACTTTGGCCACAGAAGcgtctattaaataaaactctggATTTGAGTCAATTCTTATTAATGATGgcacctgagagagagagagagagagagagagagaccggtGCCACTCACCTTTGCCGTCTTAATGATCTCAGTAAAATTGTCCAGGATGGATCGGATGTCATCCTTCAGCCTCTTGTTGTACGACTGCAGCAGCGTCTCTTTGCTTTGTGGTAGAATCCTTTGGGTTGTCATTGTGCGGAATCTTAAAACACAGAAATGAGACGAAGGTCACAAAGAGTTGGCGTTGCACTTAATACTCCACACACACAGCCGGACTGCTGCCCGTTTTTAAAGTGTCAGGACGAGGACACCATTACTGTTAGCTAAAGAAGCTACTAAAGGGACGTCAGACTTTTAGTGGAGACTTCGAGCCTAAAGCcagtgtcacaggcggctgggggtggagcccagccgggacgcccgagggcaccggaggagggctggtgcttCCTCCCGACCGcgagggcgaccgccctggttttgttggtggcctcgggtagggggccctggaagaaccctggagcccagcactaccgccacaccaagaagtgctggttggtgaagaatggggacacccggtggtcttccgggtgcgcagccggcacttccgccacacgggggcgtgtccaaggaggagtgcgggaagcagctgaagcccatccagggtggtataaaaggggccgccaccctgcactcgagagtggaagtcgggtggaagaggacggcgctggagagaggactgggggCGGCAGGAGGGCATAAAGGACTgtgtgagaggcccggactttggggggaTTGgcgctggaggcactgggtgtgcACAAGtgtctttgtaaatattgtacagatTAAAGGAGTGTGATGGGTGCCAAACTGTTGTccgtccgtctgtgtgtgtccgggtccagttccacacaAAAACTGGCAAACGGGCCGCCACTTCACCCAAGTCAGTGCCACTTCCTGCACTTTCAGTCTCTAATGGAAACGTAAAAACGTAAAAGGCCTCTAAACACGAGTGCCCTGTGGCTGCCTTTGGACGCGGACAGCGAGAGATCAGGGGACCCTCGACTCGGGGCTGCGATGGGCAAGCCGGGTGGGGCACATAAAACGGTTTCAAGGTTTTATTCTGGCAGACAAAAGGAAGTAAAATGTGATTCATAAAGCAGGTTGAAAAAATGTGAGCGTCATGCAAAGTGCTGCACGACATTAAAAGAacaatcaagaaaaaaaacacaaatctctctattataacacAAAAATCGATCTTGGGATCGAGACTTTTTATCGTATGGCGAGCTgcgattttctcagagagacactttgacatcccgcgagacgagactttgtgccatcaGATTTAACCACGGAAATAAAAgacgacaaagtagaacatcgtaaagaattcaaaaccgCTGGCGTGATCAACGGGCAGAGCAGATTAAGAGATGAAGGAAggacgaaaattcaaaagtctcaaaaaactgacagCAAAGACCGCATTAGCGctaaagaaacagaaattattactcaatgaaATAACATTAACAGTGAAAAGAGACGGAAAATATGGACATCGGCGATATGAGCGAAGCGTGGAGACATCGTAAGGCTTTAACGTTTAAGTCGAGACGTGTAGATCGTCCAATTCGCGTCGCCATCAGGGACGAGTCGCGTTGCCTCCCAATGAACGGGCGTATCCACGAGAACGAGAAGATTTGTTGtgtgcgagcggcagagacacaaagtcgctggtgtgtagcgcaggccggcgagtgaagccccctagtcgatatctctctctctataaacgtctacgtgtagagccgtgcgtgtgtgtgtgtgagcgagagagagtgTGAGGCGAGTGTGTCGTCACagtgaaactcgcttagccgctgacacACAAGccaggcgagcacatcggcaaaatgagaGAACATCACTTAGCCGTGACAGACAATGGAGAGGAtcgactgactgattgattgactgaccgactgaccgacTGACCGCAGTGCCTAACCCATGGTTTCTAGAAGCCCGGCTTACACTACTAACAATAGTTGCTACTTAATAATAACGAACACGTCGTCCGAACATAAAATGCTAACACAGACGACGCTCGACGTTCCATCCCAGTCAGCAGCCCTCCACCCATAAAGGACGGCCAACGATAAACGTATAACCCGGCAGAATGGCGAGCGAGACGTTTATAAGCGACCAAGCAGTGTGGCGGACAGCGAGGCTTTGAAAACTCGACTGGAGAGCTGGAGAGGACTGGCGCgctttgttgggctgactggCCGGTCCTCGTCCGACTGCTCGAATGTCCTAATGGTGCTGAAGTCGGTGGTGACCAGGAAAGTGGAATTTCAAAACCCGAAACGGTGCCCCTTGTGCCGTCTACGCCACGCGTCAGTCACCCGCTCACACGCTCCAAAGATCCTTCCAGAATCAGCAGACATCAGACATCATAAACCGGAAGCGACAGCCTCACGGGTTACGCTCTGAACGGACGCCTCGTCTCTCGTTAGTCAGGAGTGCAGGATTATGGGATTGCGTTTCCCCGCACTTCTGGTCCGCACTGATAATTCCATGGGCGGCACGGcggcgcagtgggtggcgctgctgcctcgcagttaggagacccgtctgggttggCTCCCGGGTCCTCCCGCAGGTTTGGTGGACTGGGCGATCCTCagttgtccctagtgggtgcttggtgtgtgggtgtgtgtcctgcagtaggctggcaccctgcccgggatttgtttcctgccttgcaccctgtgttgactgggattggctccggcagacatgtgaccctgtagttcggatatagcgggttggaggaaGGATGGATGATAATTCCAGAAGTATTCTTCACACAGCATTTCTGCCATGACGCCTCTGCCTTGGCGACATTTAGATAACGTGAAGAACGTCAGATTTTGGTTTCCGTTGTCACCCCACGGATTTCTAATGAAACGTCAGACGGCTTGCACTTTGTTAGCCGTCACGACGAGTATCCCAAACGTCTCCATCTTGGGTGGACTATTCCTGTAGGGCAGTTGATCCTTCTTCAGACTCGTGTGAAGTCTGGACTGACGTCGCGCTTGGCATTTCAGAGACTACGCCACGGAGAACTTCGAGGGCTCAGTCACTGCCTTTATGCTTCAGCTGGGCTCCGACCTCAAGACCTGACTGGACATGAAGGGCAGCCCAACACCACAAGAAGGTGCCAAAGCCATGGCCAACAAGACCACCTGAAAACTAAGGGCAGGCCAGTGCTCTGTGCCAGTCAGTCATAGAAACGCATTCTGGACCAACAGCAGTGGTGGCCTACACCGCCTAACGTCAAGGACGCTCCTCTGAGCATACAAGCAATACAAACATGGACTCCTTTCTGTAGGACGGAAACAATGAAACAGGAACACAAAATGGGGTTTTGCTGACAGAAACGACGAGACGGGGGCCGAGTGCAGGAACAAAAACAAGAgaggctgccagtccatcaccatcaccaccaccaccaacacgCCACCCGTCTTTACTGCCAGGGTTAGGCTGTCGTGGATGTTCTGGAGATGGAGAGCCA
Proteins encoded in this region:
- the med22 gene encoding mediator of RNA polymerase II transcription subunit 22 isoform X2, whose translation is MTTQRILPQSKETLLQSYNKRLKDDIRSILDNFTEIIKTAKVEDETQVSRATQAEQDHYEMHVRAANIVRAGESLMKLVSDLKQFLILNDFPSVNEAINQRNQQLRSLQDECDKKLTTLRDEIATDLYELEEEYYSSRYK
- the med22 gene encoding mediator of RNA polymerase II transcription subunit 22 isoform X1, whose product is MTTQRILPQSKETLLQSYNKRLKDDIRSILDNFTEIIKTAKVEDETQVSRATQAEQDHYEMHVRAANIVRAGESLMKLVSDLKQFLILNDFPSVNEAINQRNQQLRSLQDECDKKLTTLRDEIATDLYELEEEYYSSSYSQWDGSDLPLCEAFHRQDGPESPEDLRGLVGTSLSGRAGDGSGVISRGSTPGQLNGHGAATAEHP